GAATAAAAAGATGGCATATAGTATAAAATTTAAAAGTATGATATACTTTTTGGTGAAATTATTAATGCATCACGAGGAGGGCGTATGACGCGTAAAGCAAAGATTGAGGATATCGCTCAAGTGTTAGCCATCTATAATGCAAATATTGATGCGGGTACAGCTTCTTTTGAAGAAGAACCCTTTACATATGAAGAAGGTATGGAATGGTTTCTTGAACATCAAGGAAACTATCCGTTATGGGTATTTGAAAGTGAAGGTAACATCCGCGGATTTGCAACGTTATCTAGATATGGGCATCGACGCGAGACGGCATATCGATGTGCAGAAGTTTCTATATATGTCGATCAACAGGCGCAAGGACAAGGTGTCGGAAGTCGTTTGATGGACACACTTATTGAAGAAGCCAAGGCATTACCTAAGATAGATCAACTTATTTCTTTAATCACTAAAGGAAATCAAGGAAGCATTGCACTCCACGAAAAAAAAGGGTTTCGCTATATGGGGGAACTTACAAACGTGGCACAAAAATATGGTCATCGACTGGGGCTTGTATTTTATCAAAGGAATGTAGAGTAAGACAAACAATGACTAATAAAGGAGACAGTTATGGCGATGAATAATTTCCCGTCTGAGGGAGAAAAAATGCGGATTGTTCAAGAAATCGTACCTGGAAAACAGATTACATTGGCACATATTATTGCTAATCCAGATGAAGTTATCTATCAAAAGCTAGGATTAAACCCAGATATAGATTACTCAAAACTAGCTATTGGAATACTAACAATGAGCCCGGCAGAGACTGCGGTTATCGCAGGAGATGTTGCGATTAAAAATGCAAATGTAGAGCTTGGCTTTGTTGACCGATTTAGCGGAACATTAATTGTGACGGGGTTAGTGTCAGAAGTCGAAGCAGCGATGCATGCAATCGTAAACTATTGTGAAGAAAAGCTTAAATTTACCATCTGCGACGTAACGAAGACGTGATTATGGGATGAAGAAAATGAATAAACGAAAAATCATGTTAGTTGGACGAAGCGAAAGTGGTAAGACAACCCTAAAACAAGCTCTTCGAGGAGAAAAAATTCATTACCATAAAACCCAATATGTCAATCACTATGAGCAAGTCATTGATACTCCAGGAGAATATGCTCAAAACAGTAATTTAGGCGGAGCGTTGGCACTTTATTCTTATGAGGCGGATATGATAGGGCTGCTTATGAGTGCGGTGGAACCTTTTTCTCTATATCCACCAAATGTAACGGCGATGGCCAATCGTGAAGTTATTGGTATTGTAACGCAGATTGACCGAGAAGGAGCCAATATACATCAAGCTATTGAGTGGCTCAAACTAGCAGGATGCCAAAAGATTTTTCAAGTGAGTGCACATCAGCACAAAGGAATTGATGAGCTCATTGCATATATTAATAAAGTAGAATACACAGGATGATGACTAAATAGGAGGCTGTATATGTATTATTCAAATCCATTGGAAAGTTTTATGTTTGGTGGAGGATTTAGTATTATATTTTTCTTAGTTTTTTTTATTGTTATTACCATGTTTGTTGTGATCTTGGTAAAAGGAATTACTCAATGGAATAAAAATAACCATTCCCCCCGTTTGGCTGTTAAAGCAACGGTGGTCTCAAAGCGTCAAAATGTCAGTCGACATCATCATGGCAATAACCATCATACCTCTTCAAGTACATCCTATTATGTGACGTTTGAATTTGAAAGCAGAGATAGACTTGAATTGCATGTAAGTAGCCAAGAATATGGATACTTAGTTGAAGCAGATGTAGGGACACTGACGTTTCAAGGAACAAGGTATCTAGGTTTTGAAAGGAATATATAATATGTTCAGAGATTTACGTCGGAAAAAGCAACAAATGTCTATTGAACTTACGCATAAGGTTTTAAGCAATGGATCCCATGGGATTTTGGCATGTCATGGTGAGGATGGGTACCCCTATACTGTTGCACTCAACTATGTCTATACGGATGGAAAAATTTATTTTCACTCAGCTAAAGAAGGACATAAAATTGATGCGATTCAAAAAAACAGTAAGGTCGCCTTTACAGTTGTTGGCGAAGATACCATTGTGAGTGAAGAGTATACATCCTATTATCGAAGTGTTGTTGCATTTGGAAGAGCGCGAGTGGTGGAGGATGAACAAGAATGGTTTGAAGCCTTTGAAATCCTTGTAGAAAAATATGCAAAAGATCGACCAACAGATGAAAAAATGCGAACGATAAAAGGATGTAACCGAGCTTTGGTTATTGCAATTGATATTGAGCACATGACGGGAAAACAAGCAAGAGGACTAGCACATTAGTGTAATAGTCCTTTTTTATATTCGGATGGAGTCATATGCATATATTGTTTGAATTTTTTTGAGAAATATTTTTCACTTTTATAGCCGACCATTGTTGCAATATCATAGGTTTTTAATGTTGTATCTTTGAGTAAAGTACAGGCGTTTTCGATGCGGATAATATTAAGGTAATCGACATAATTGACTTCCATGACCTGCTTAAATAATTGACTTAGATATCCAGGCGAGATGTGGGCGATGGAGGCAACTTTTTCTAAGCTGATATTACTATCGTAGTTTTCTTTGATGTATTTTACACAAATATTAATGGTATTATTCGTGTGCTGACGTTTATGTATTTCTTCGTGGGTCATTTGTATTAATGAGGATGTCTTTTCAACGACCTCGTACTTTTGAGATGCACCGGTATCAGATAGAAAATTCAAAGCAAAATTATGAATATCATCACTAAGGACAAGGCTTCGCTCACTGCAAACTTGAAAGATAGAAAGTATTAGTGTATAACAATGTTGATTAAACATACCATTATGAAGAGCGGTTTCTTTTAGTGATGCGATAAAACGCTTAAAATGATAACTAACATCTTCTGGAGTGCCATTAAACAAAGCATTAATGAGTTCAGACTGTATTGTGATGGGATAATCGAGCTTTTTAAGATGATCTGAAAAGTCGAGTTGATATTGAACAATGCTTTGTTTTCCCATAAAATAGCACTGATCAAGAGCCATAGAAGCTTGTCGATAGGATGGAGCCATATTGGAAAGGGTAGCTTTGTCACGGCTGATACCTATAGAGACAGAGATATCAAACTGTTTTTTTAAATATAATTGAAGATGGCGAAACTGAGGAATGATTTCACATTGCAATTTGTTTATCTTGTCATTGCACAGTAAGATAACCTGTTGATTGTAGGTTATAATTTCACAAGGATAAGCATGCAAAAAGATTTCCTCTGCAATATTTATGATACAAAAATTAATGAGGCTCATATCTTGTCCAATAACATTTTCCTTGGTATCTAATCCAAGAATAAATACCAAAATATTCTCGGGATGGATAGATAGATTGATTGACGGGATGTGAACGGGTGGATTGCCTTCAATACATTGAATGAGGTAACGGTCTTTTAAGAGAGAATTCTTGTGCTTGACTTGGTTATATAGCTCAGCTATTTTTTGCTCTTTTGCACTTGCCGATTCAATGGAAGCAATTATTTTTAATACGGCATCCAGTATCTGGGCTGGACGGCTGGGTTTAAGCAAGTAAGATTGAACACCAAGAGCCATTGCCTGTTGAGCATAGCTAAACTCATCATAGCTAGAAAGGACAATAGCATGAAATGGCGTGTTTTGTTCTTTCAATACTTTTAACAGTTCCAAACCATCCATTTTAGGCATTCGTATGTCAACAAGAATAATATCAGGGCGAATCTCATCAATTAAACTTAAGGCTTCAATTCCGTTAGAAGCCTCTGCGCAAACCGTGATGTTATTTGCCTCCCACTGTATTACATTTTTTATCCCTTTTCTTATCTCGGGCTCGTCATCAATGATTAATAGTTTGTACATTATTATCTCCTTTGTAGGGAATCTTTAGTATAACGCGGGTTCCAGAAGGTTGGTTGGGGTGAATGGTCAATTCATAGCTTGGATAGATAAGGGACAAACGCTCCTTAATATTGTCAATAGCGTATCCGGAACTTGTTTTTTGTGTCTTGGTATCTGGTGTATATCCAACCCCGTCATCAATGATTTTAAAGATGATCTGATCATTGGATAGATAACCTTCAACACAAACTTTTCCGGGAGTATCTAGCGGCTCAATACCGTGTATAATTGCATTTTCAACAAAGGGTTGAATAATAAGTTTGGGAATCATTTGCTCTTTTATCGTATCATCAAGATGAATGGTATAATTTAGCTTATCGTTAAAGCGCATTTTTTGAAGCGTAAGATAATGTCTTACAAGTTCGAATTCCTTGGTGATCTGTATACGATCATTGCCGCGACTTAGCGATAATCTAAAAATCTGTGATAGCGAAAAGAGCATCTCAGCGATAACCTCTTGGTCATTTGACAATGCCTTCCAGTAGATGGAATCTAAAGCATTGTATAAAAAGTGTGGGTTGATTCCTGCTTGCAAAGCCTTAAGTTCGGCTTCTTTTTCTTGGAGTTTAAGAACATAGACTTCATCAATAAGCGACTTTATATTTATAACCATTTTGTTATAGCTCTCACTTAATATACCGATTTCATCGTAGGTTTTTACAGGAACACTGACAC
This sequence is a window from Vallitaleaceae bacterium 9-2. Protein-coding genes within it:
- a CDS encoding pyridoxamine 5'-phosphate oxidase family protein, with protein sequence MFRDLRRKKQQMSIELTHKVLSNGSHGILACHGEDGYPYTVALNYVYTDGKIYFHSAKEGHKIDAIQKNSKVAFTVVGEDTIVSEEYTSYYRSVVAFGRARVVEDEQEWFEAFEILVEKYAKDRPTDEKMRTIKGCNRALVIAIDIEHMTGKQARGLAH
- a CDS encoding BMC domain-containing protein; protein product: MAMNNFPSEGEKMRIVQEIVPGKQITLAHIIANPDEVIYQKLGLNPDIDYSKLAIGILTMSPAETAVIAGDVAIKNANVELGFVDRFSGTLIVTGLVSEVEAAMHAIVNYCEEKLKFTICDVTKT
- a CDS encoding DUF2500 domain-containing protein, with protein sequence MYYSNPLESFMFGGGFSIIFFLVFFIVITMFVVILVKGITQWNKNNHSPRLAVKATVVSKRQNVSRHHHGNNHHTSSSTSYYVTFEFESRDRLELHVSSQEYGYLVEADVGTLTFQGTRYLGFERNI
- the eutP gene encoding EutP/PduV family microcompartment system protein, whose protein sequence is MNKRKIMLVGRSESGKTTLKQALRGEKIHYHKTQYVNHYEQVIDTPGEYAQNSNLGGALALYSYEADMIGLLMSAVEPFSLYPPNVTAMANREVIGIVTQIDREGANIHQAIEWLKLAGCQKIFQVSAHQHKGIDELIAYINKVEYTG
- a CDS encoding GNAT family N-acetyltransferase; its protein translation is MTRKAKIEDIAQVLAIYNANIDAGTASFEEEPFTYEEGMEWFLEHQGNYPLWVFESEGNIRGFATLSRYGHRRETAYRCAEVSIYVDQQAQGQGVGSRLMDTLIEEAKALPKIDQLISLITKGNQGSIALHEKKGFRYMGELTNVAQKYGHRLGLVFYQRNVE
- a CDS encoding response regulator gives rise to the protein MYKLLIIDDEPEIRKGIKNVIQWEANNITVCAEASNGIEALSLIDEIRPDIILVDIRMPKMDGLELLKVLKEQNTPFHAIVLSSYDEFSYAQQAMALGVQSYLLKPSRPAQILDAVLKIIASIESASAKEQKIAELYNQVKHKNSLLKDRYLIQCIEGNPPVHIPSINLSIHPENILVFILGLDTKENVIGQDMSLINFCIINIAEEIFLHAYPCEIITYNQQVILLCNDKINKLQCEIIPQFRHLQLYLKKQFDISVSIGISRDKATLSNMAPSYRQASMALDQCYFMGKQSIVQYQLDFSDHLKKLDYPITIQSELINALFNGTPEDVSYHFKRFIASLKETALHNGMFNQHCYTLILSIFQVCSERSLVLSDDIHNFALNFLSDTGASQKYEVVEKTSSLIQMTHEEIHKRQHTNNTINICVKYIKENYDSNISLEKVASIAHISPGYLSQLFKQVMEVNYVDYLNIIRIENACTLLKDTTLKTYDIATMVGYKSEKYFSKKFKQYMHMTPSEYKKGLLH